The DNA sequence CACGTTGTGTACGCCCGCGCGGCGCGCGCGCTTCTTGAGTTCTTCCATCCGGCGCGTGTCGATGTCCAACGCGTGAAGGTCGCCGCGGTTCTTCATCTGCGCGGCGAGCTGGAGCGTCTTGCCACCCGCGCCCGCGCACGCGTCCACCACTCGGGTCGGGGGCGCATCGACGAGCATGCCCAGCAACTGGCTGCCCTCGTCCTGGATCTCCAGCCCGCCCTCGCGGAACGACTCCAGCGAGAAGATGTTGAGCCGCGTCTCCAGCACGAGCCCGAACGGCGACAGCGGCGTGGGCGTGGACTGCACCTCCTCGGCCTGGAGGCGGGCCTGGAGCGCGGTGCGGTCGCCCTGGATGGGATTGGCCCGGGCGGTGAGCGGCGCGCGCTCGTTCATCGCCTCGGCGGCGCGGGCGGCATCCTTGCCGAAGACGTCGCGGAAGCGCTCGGCGAGGAAGTCCGGCAGCGACGCTGCGATGGCGAAGCGCTCGGCCTCGGGCAGGGCCTCCAGCGCGGCGGCGGCGCTCGGCAGCGCCTCCAACACGGCGGCCTCCGCGGGGCTCAGCGCGCTGGTGCGAGCCACCATCGACGGGGACTCGCCGTACAGCACGCGCGAGGCGGCCAGCCGCATCACGTCCTGGCGCGTGGTGTCCAGCGAGTCGAAGCGCTTGTGGGCGCGGCCGAGGAGGAAGTCCACCGTGCGCTGGCGGCGCAGGAGCGCGTAGACCCGCTCGGCCACGGCGCGGCGCTCGGACGAATAGAGGTTCGTCTTGCGGCGCAGCACGAAGTCCAGGGCCCGGTCGGACAGGCGGCCCTCGTGGCGAACCAGCCCGTATGCCTCCAGGCTCGCCTGGAGCACCAGGTCCTCGCGCATGGGCCGGGTGGCGCTCTCGGCGGCGGTCGGCTTGGGCCGCTTGCCGGGGCGCTCGCCGGGCGCGCGCGACGAAGAGGGCGAGGATGCGGAGGCGTGCCGGCGGGACTGCCCGGACTTTCGTTTCATGGCCATGGAGGACTGGGGCCATCGCACCCCCAGGGCCGGGTTGACAAGCGCTGATGTGCGGGAGGCCCTTGGGGACCTTGAGTTTCCCGGAAACCCCGAAGGCAGACATGTCGGCCTGGGAGGACGTCCCACGTTGGGCCCGAGGGGGCCGGGGGAGGGGCCAGGGGCTCGTTCAGGACGAAGCCATCCTCCAGGGCCACGCAGTCCGTGGACCGGCGGAAGGCCACAGGAGCCTGGGGCGGCGCCACATTGGGGAGGCAGGGCTGACAGGTCGGCACGGGCGCGGCGTGGGCCTGCATGAGCCAGGGGCGCACCCCGAGGAGCCACCCGATGCGCATGGGGACCACGGCCATCCCTTCCGCGCGCGACGCTAGGGCGCCTTCACGTCGTAGGCGCTCAGTTCCTCGGTGCGCTCGCCTTCCTCGCGGACCTTGCCCACACCGGGCACCAGCCAGTAGGT is a window from the Myxococcaceae bacterium JPH2 genome containing:
- a CDS encoding RsmB/NOP family class I SAM-dependent RNA methyltransferase encodes the protein MAMKRKSGQSRRHASASSPSSSRAPGERPGKRPKPTAAESATRPMREDLVLQASLEAYGLVRHEGRLSDRALDFVLRRKTNLYSSERRAVAERVYALLRRQRTVDFLLGRAHKRFDSLDTTRQDVMRLAASRVLYGESPSMVARTSALSPAEAAVLEALPSAAAALEALPEAERFAIAASLPDFLAERFRDVFGKDAARAAEAMNERAPLTARANPIQGDRTALQARLQAEEVQSTPTPLSPFGLVLETRLNIFSLESFREGGLEIQDEGSQLLGMLVDAPPTRVVDACAGAGGKTLQLAAQMKNRGDLHALDIDTRRMEELKKRARRAGVHNVRTLLIPPEGPEVDAALEPLKDKADRVLVDAPCSGTGTFRRKPDARYRLTPDDLAMHVARQKTLLARFAQLVKPGGRLIYGTCSVLREENEQVIEHFLAHHPEFTVRPVAEVLGAELGAKVGPGPYLRLAPHTHGTDGFFGAVLVRAKRP